In a genomic window of Taeniopygia guttata chromosome 11, bTaeGut7.mat, whole genome shotgun sequence:
- the CCNE1 gene encoding G1/S-specific cyclin-E1 yields the protein LPGSAPTGTIPTTAAVSLRGGEAGVSGAGPGKPWRRPRLPQRAGTGTGPGPSPGQDPRLGSARLGPARPRPGPARSHVPPPLPPLPRPGPAPGPLRAGSAGPAPARPCRGGTRASPAPRRPRPGPRGATCAAGRRPRAAAARLNVPPGAARAARTDGSGRAVRQQRPAELALPHRPGTRRPPAPGRQGPARRDCAHDKAPAEGDAGAESAMRARKRKADVATFLQDPDEEIAKMEMTRKRPCEKQKSWNNIHEHAHMLIPTPDKDDDPVHVDYSRFVHLSVVPTRATPLPALGWASKDDVWKNMINKEETYVRDKFYLQRHPQLQPKMRTVLLDWLMEVCEAYKLHRETFYLAQDFFDRFMATQQDVVKTLLQLIGVTSLFIAAKLEEIYPPKLHQFAYVTDGACTEDEIISMELIIMKALNWNLNPLTVVSWLNIYLQVAYLNDLYEVMLPQYPQQIFVQITELLDLCVLDIGCLEYTYGILAASALYHFSSSELMQKVSGYEFCEIEDCVKWMVPFAMALREVGSSKLKHFSGIPPEDLHNIQMHINSFDLLDRAQAKQAILAEQNRTSPFPTGVLTPPQSSKKLSSGLQSI from the exons ttACCTGGCAGCGCTCCCACGGGCACCATCCCGACCACCGCGGCCGTGAGCCTGCGGGGAGGGGAGGCGGGCgtcagcggggccgggccgggcaaGCCATGGAGGCGGCCCCGCCTCCCGCAGCGggccgggacagggaccgggccgGGACCGAGCCCGGGACAGGATcctcggctcggctcggctcggctcggcccggctcggccccggcccggcccggcgcggtCCCACGTGCcaccgccgctcccgccgcttCCGCGTccgggccccgccccgggcccgctCCGCGCGGGATCCGcaggccccgccccggcccgcccctGCCGCGGCGGGACCCGCGCGTCTCccgcgccccgccggccccgccccggcccgcgcGGGGCCACGTGCGCGGCCGGGaggcggccccgcgccgccgccgcgcgtTTAAATGTCCCGCCGGGCGCGGCCCGCGCCGCGCGCACGGACGGGAGCGGCCGCGCCGTGAGGCAGCAGCGCCCGGCGGAACTCGCCCTGCCCCACCGGCCCGGCACCCGCCGACCGCCCGCTCCCGGGCGGCAAGGGCCGGCGCGGCG CGACTGCGCGCACGACAAGGCTCCTGCCGAGGGGGACGCGGGTGCGGAGTCCGCCATGCGAGCCCGCAAGAGGAAAGCCGATGTGGCCACG TTCTTACAGGATCCTGATGAAGAAATTGCCAAAATGGAGATGACTAGAAAAAGGCCGTGTGAAAAACAG AAGTCCTGGAATAACATCCACGAGCATGCCCACATGCTGATCCCTACGCCGGATAAAGACGACGATCCCGTTCACGTCGATTACTCGCGCTTTGTCCATCTGAGCGTTGTTCCCACCAGAGCCACCCCACTGCCAGCCCTAGG CTGGGCAAGCAAGGATGATGTATGGAAAAACATGATAAACAAAGAAGAGACCTATGTGCGGGATAAATTCTACTTGCAAAGGCACCCCCAGCTACAGCCTAAAATGAGAACCGTCCTTCTAGACTGGCTTATGGAG GTTTGTGAAGCCTACAAACTTCATAGAGAAACTTTTTATTTAGCACAAGATTTCTTTGATCGCTTTATGGCAACACAACAGGATGTTGTAAAAACACTCTTGCAGCTTATTGGTGTCACTTCTCTATTCATAGCAGCAAAGCTTGAG GAAATTTATCCACCAAAGTTGCACCAATTTGCCTATGTTACAGATGGAGCCTGTACAGAAGATGAAATCATCAGTATGGAATTGATAATTATGAAG GCTCTTAATTGGAACTTAAATCCACTGACAGTTGTATCGTGGCTAAACATTTACCTGCAAGTTGCATATTTAAATGATCTGTATGAGGTAATGCTGCCACAATATCCACAGCAGATATTTGTACAAATAACAGAG CTCTTGGATCTCTGTGTGCTGGATATTGGCTGCTTGGAATATACCTATGGAATACTTGCAGCTTCTGCTTTGTATCACTTCTCTTCATCTGAGTTGATGCAGAAAGTTTCAG GTTATGAATTCTGTGAGATTGAGGACTGTGTGAAATGGATGGTCCCGTTTGCCATGGCTCTGAGGGAAGTAGGAAGCTCCAAACTCAAACACTTTAGCGGGATACCTCCTGAAGATTTGCACAATATACAGATGCACATTAACAGCTTTGATTTGCTG GACAGAGCTCAAGCAAAACAAGCCATATTGGCTGAACAAAATAGGACTTCACCTTTCCCCACTGGTGTCCTTACACCACCACAAAGTAGCAAGAAACTGTCTTCTGGACTGCAATCAATATGA